The genomic interval GCGCACAAGATGCGCGAGAACGGGATGCCGCTCGTCGACATCGGCGAGATCCTCGGCGTCGGGCGTACGACGCTGTATCGGCATTTGAAGTGAGATCCGTACCTCGCTTCTGTCGCCCATTTCGCGGGGCGGGACCCTCGCTCAGCGAGTGGAATGACCAATTGTGGCCCTTCCTCAGAACTGATTCCACCAGCGCATGAACATGTTGATCTCGCGGAGCACGGGCCACTGCCACTGGTGTCCCCCACCCGTTTCCCCGCGAGTGGGACGAGCAGAGCTGCCGGTGGTGTATCCCTATCGGGCCAGGTCGACGACCACTCGGGTCTTGCCCAGCACGGCCCGTCCCTTACAGCGGACGGTCAGATCGATGCGGGCGGTCGCCGCTCCGGGGTCGAGGTGCGCGACGGTGGCGATGATGTCGACGGCGGCGCCGATGTGCGGGTCGACCACGACGGGCCGGGTGAAGCGGGTTTCGTAGCTGAGGATGCGGGTGGCGTCGCCGCGCCAGTCGATCACCGGCTGCAGGGCCAGGCCGGCGGTGAGCATGCCGGGCGCGAGCACCCCGGGCAACCCCGCCGCGGCAGCCACGTCGTCGCGGTAGTGAATGGGGTTGAAATCCCCGGAGGCACCGGCATACCGGACCAGCGAATCCCGGGTGATGGTGTGGGTTGCCTTCGCCACCACATCCCCGACCGCCACCGCGAGGGTCGGGCGGGCGGTCATGCGTCTGCTCCGCGCACGAACAGGGTGGAGGTCACGGTCGCGACGCGGCGGCCCTGGCGGTCGCGGATCTCGCTGGAGGTGGTGACGATTGCGTGGGTGCCGCGTTCGGTGACGGCCGTGACGGTCAGGTCGGTGGTGAGTTCGTCGCCGGCGACGATGTGCCGGTGATACCGCGCGCTCTGCGAACCGTGCACCACCCGGGTCGGATCCAGGCCGGTGTCGGGGCTGCGGAGCAGCTGGCCGACCGCGGGGTCGACCACCACCGCGGCGAACGTCGGCGGGGCAACGACATCGGGGTGGCCTGCGGCGCGGGCGGCGTCGACATCGTGGTGGATGGAATGCGTGGCGGACACCGTGTGCGCGAACTCGCGGACCTTCTCCCGGCCGACGAGATACGGTCCGACCGGCGGGAAGACACGACCGGACAGGCTGGGGGTGAGCGGCACCGCGGGGACTCTACCGGTTATGACTGGCGGGCGACGATGTCGACCTGATATCGGGGGCGTGGGACAACGCCAGGTCATGGCCTCCCGGTCACGGGACCGCGCCCGGGACGCCTCGGTCAGC from Rhodococcus sp. 4CII carries:
- a CDS encoding helix-turn-helix domain-containing protein, with translation MRENGMPLVDIGEILGVGRTTLYRHLK
- a CDS encoding MaoC/PaaZ C-terminal domain-containing protein, translating into MTARPTLAVAVGDVVAKATHTITRDSLVRYAGASGDFNPIHYRDDVAAAAGLPGVLAPGMLTAGLALQPVIDWRGDATRILSYETRFTRPVVVDPHIGAAVDIIATVAHLDPGAATARIDLTVRCKGRAVLGKTRVVVDLAR
- a CDS encoding MaoC family dehydratase N-terminal domain-containing protein, whose protein sequence is MPLTPSLSGRVFPPVGPYLVGREKVREFAHTVSATHSIHHDVDAARAAGHPDVVAPPTFAAVVVDPAVGQLLRSPDTGLDPTRVVHGSQSARYHRHIVAGDELTTDLTVTAVTERGTHAIVTTSSEIRDRQGRRVATVTSTLFVRGADA